The Mangifera indica cultivar Alphonso chromosome 8, CATAS_Mindica_2.1, whole genome shotgun sequence genome has a window encoding:
- the LOC123224388 gene encoding stemmadenine O-acetyltransferase-like — MIEMKSEILSIICIKPSSPTPSHLKIFRLSLLDQLSPTIHGNMTFFYTSNVKILSNLSQTLQDSLSQTLTLFYPLAGRLQDAATVDCNDEGVLFIEAQVNVQLSEFLSQPDFKLIDHLLPSTDSETMGLSNGAMLLVQFTSFTCGGMAISLSMNHKLADLSALVTFLQSWTNYSHSFHKPVVPDFIGPNLLPARDDFPNMSASVNISTAKFTLRRFVFSASKIAELKDRVYERFLQVMKRHPSRVEVVLALIWKCAIAANRSKSGSFKPSALFQAVNLRKRMTPPVPESAFGNFVWPFMVIAEEDNKDDLELHELVIDMRRAFNSFCRDMADKFKGEEGHLAILGALKERGEFFKNRKEMTVYKCTSWCKFPLYDTDFGWGKPVWHVSVNKMVSNTIALADTRSGDGIEAFITLDDEDMAIFEYNEELLKYATLNPSIACA, encoded by the coding sequence ATGATTGAAATGAAGTCGGAAATCTTATCAATAATATGCATCAAACCTTCCTCTCCAACACCTTCTCATCTCAAAATATTCAGGCTCTCTCTTCTTGACCAGCTATCCCCTACCATTCATGGCAACATGACCTTCTTTTACACCTccaatgttaaaatattatcaaatctcTCCCAAACCCTCCAGGATTCCCTCTCCCAAACCTTAACCCTCTTCTACCCTCTGGCCGGTCGCCTTCAGGACGCAGCCACCGTGGACTGCAACGATGAAGGCGTGCTCTTTATTGAAGCTCAAGTCAATGTCCAACTGTCCGAGTTCCTTTCACAACCTGACTTCAAATTAATTGATCATTTACTGCCAAGCACCGACTCCGAAACCATGGGGCTTTCAAATGGCGCCATGTTGCTCGTTCAGTTCACTAGCTTCACCTGCGGCGGGATGGCCATTAGTCTTTCTATGAATCACAAACTTGCTGATTTATCAGCACTCGTCACTTTCCTTCAAAGCTGGACAAACTATAGTCACTCATTTCACAAACCAGTTGTCCCGGATTTCATTGGGCCTAATCTTTTGCCTGCAAGAGATGATTTTCCAAACATGTCAGCTTCAGTGAACATCTCCACCGCAAAGTTTACGTTGAGAAGATTTGTGTTCAGCGCTTCAAAGATTGCCGAACTTAAGGATAGAGTGTACGAACGATTTTTACAAGTGATGAAACGCCACCCTTCAAGAGTTGAGGTTGTGCTAGCCCTCATTTGGAAATGTGCAATAGCCGCTAACAGATCAAAATCAGGGTCATTTAAGCCGTCTGCTTTGTTCCAAGCTGTGAATCTCCGCAAAAGAATGACCCCTCCTGTACCAGAATCAGCTTTTGGAAACTTTGTCTGGCCATTTATGGTGATTGCAGAAGAAGATAataaggatgacttggaactACACGAGCTAGTGATTGACATGAGAAGAGCTTTTAACAGTTTTTGCCGTGATATGGCCGATAAATTCAAAGGGGAAGAAGGTCATTTAGCCATTTTAGGAGCTTTAAAAGAGAGAGGAGAATTCTTCAAGAACAGAAAGGAGATGACAGTTTACAAGTGTACGAGTTGGTGCAAATTTCCCTTATATGACACTGATTTTGGGTGGGGGAAACCCGTTTGGCATGTTAGTGTAAACAAAATGGTGAGCAATACAATTGCTTTGGCTGATACAAGATCTGGCGATGGAATTGAAGCGTTTATTACATTAGATGATGAAGATATGGCCATTTTTGAGTATAATGAAGAGCTACTTAAATATGCCACTCTCAACCCCAGTATTGCTTGTGCTTGA